The DNA sequence CACCGGGTTCCGCCGCCCCACCGGCTACGTGAACGCCAAGTCGACTCCCGATCTGATGAACGTGCAGTGCGAAGCCTGCCACGGGCCGGGCAACGAGCTTCCCGAGAAGATGGGAGAGGGCTACGGGGTGGTGGGGAACGATTTCTGCGTGACCTGCCACACGACGGAGAACAGTCCCGACTTCGATCCCGTCGCCTACCGTCTCAAGATCAAGCACTGGCAGGAGAAGAGCTCGACTCCTGCGGCGGCAGCGGCGCGTTAAAGGTTGCCTCCGCGGCGGGCTTCCCCGCCAGGTATCCCTCCAGCTCCTCCAGCGTCCGGACCCCGAGATCGCGCAGCTCTCCCACGTACTTGACGAGGATTGACGCCGTGGCACGCGCGTCGCCCAGGGCCCGGTGACGCCCGTCGATGGCGATGCCGTAGTAGGCGGCGACCGTGTCGAGGCGGCGGTCGGGCAGATGGGCCAGCAGCTTGCGGCCGATGCGCACGGTGCACAGGCGCCGGTTCGCCAGGACGAAGCCGCGGTAGCGGGCGAGCTCGCGGTTGACGAACCCCCAGTCGAACGGCAGGTTGTGCGCCACCATGACCGAATCGCCCACGAAGGAGGCGAACTCGTCGGCAATCTCCTCGAAGCGGCGGGCCCCGGCCACCATGTCGTCCCGGATGCCGGTCATGGAGCTCACGAAAGCCGGGATCGGGATGCCGGGATCGACCAGCGCCGAGAACTCCCGCGCCGGTCGCATTCCTTCCACCCGCACCGCTCCCACCTCGATGACGCGATCCAGGGCGGAGCCGCCGGTGGTCTCCAGGTCCACCACGGTGTAATCGAGCTGCTCCAGATAGGCGGATGGGATCGGCGCCGACGGGGTCAGCCGGACGAATCCTTCTTCGAGGATCTCGAACCGCCGGTCGTGCGACAAGGCCGAGTCGAGGATCGAAGTCGCCAGCGAAGCGGGGACATGCGCCGCATTGAGGAGCAGCCGGCAGGCTTCTTCCGAGGAGACGCGCCCTTTTTCGAGGAGCAGGGCCTCGAGGGAGGCCAGCAGCGAGGAGACGCTTTCGCGGGAATTCCTGAACGGGAGCTCGGTCATGCTGCGCGCATCTTCGACCGCCGCAATCGCCTTGTCAAGGGGCTCGTGAAATCGAAGATAATGAGCCGGGCGAAGCAGTCCGTGGGAGAGTGATGATGGGTTCCGTGGAGCGCTGCCTCGGGATGGACCTGGGGACGAAGCGTATCGGACTGGCCCTGAGCGATCCGCTCGGATGGACGGCGGCGCCGATCCCGGCGCTGACGCGGATCGGCTGGAAGAAGGATCTCGCGGCCCTCAGGCGCCTGGTCGAGACCCACGCGATCCTGCGGATCGTGGTCGGGCTGCCGCTGCGCATGGACGGGGAGGCGGGGGAGCAGGCGAAGCAGGCGCAGGAGTTCGCGGCGCGGCTGCAATCGGCGCTGGGGTTGCCCGTGGAGACCTGGGACGAGCGTCTCACCACCGTGCAGGCCGAGCGCACCCTGATCGAATCGGAGGTGCGCCGGGAGCAGCGCCGCCAGGTCATCGACTCCCTGGCCGCGAGCATCATCCTGCAGGGATATCTGGACTACCGCAACACCGCGGGAGCTTCCGAGTGAGCCCGGCGCGCGGCAGCCGTCCAAAAGCGACGCGGCGCTCGCGGCAGGGCTCGCCGGTGCGCACCGTGTTGACGCTGCTGGGCATCGTGCTGTGGGTTCCCGTCGTGATGGGACTGGTGCTCTACTACCTGTGGGCCGAAGTGCCGTATCGCGGCTACGACGGCGACAAGATCCTGGTCGAGGTCCCGCACCGCTCCGCCCAGGACATCCTGAGCCTGCTTCAGGAAAAGGGAGTGCTGCGCAGCGGCTCCTTCGGGCGCCTCTATCTCATCCTCACGCGGCGGGGCGGCAAGCTGCGAGCCGGGGAGTACCTCTTCGAAGGGCCGCTCACGGCCCGCCAGGTCCTCGACAAGATCGCTCGGGGCGACGTCTATTACCATCGTGTCACGATTCCGGAGGGGCTTCGCAGCGGCCAGATCTTCGCCCTGTTCATCGAGGAGGGGTTCGGGACCCAGGAGGAGTTCCGCAACGAGTTCCTGCAGACCTCGCGGATCCAGGACCTCGATCCCGAGGCGACCGATCTCGAAGGGTATCTCTATCCCGACACCTACGCGCTGGTGCGCGGGACGAGCGCGCGCGAGATCGTCGACCAGATGGTCCTGAGCCACCGGCTCCGCTGGGAGGAATCGTGGAAGGAGGCGGCGCGCACCTCCGGATTGAGCATCCGGCAGCTGGTGACCCTCGCCTCCCTGATCGAGAAGGAGACCGCCCGGCCCGAGGAGCGGGGACTGGTCGCCTCGGTGTTCCACAACCGGCTGCGGGAGGGAATGAAGCTGCAGTGCGATCCCACCATCATCTTTGCGCTGGTGATGCGCGATCGCTACAAGGGAAAGATCACGCGCAGCGACCTGCGCCTCGACTCGCGCTACAACACCTACGCCTATGCCGGGCTGCCGCCGGGCCCGATCGCCAATCCGGGCAAGGATTCCCTCAAGGCGGCGGTCTTCCCGGACTCGACCGGGTACCTCTATTTCGTCTCGATGAACAATGGACAGCATGTCTTCTCGGCCACGCTGGCCGAGCACAATCAGGCGGTGGAGCGCTATCAGCGATGAAACGGGTCGGGGGGCGTGTCGGCTTCCAGCGGGATGCCGTGGTAGTTCAGGGCGCGGCGTCGGTGCTGGTCGGTGAGGTGCTCGTCGATCTGGCCGTTGGGCAGCAGCTCGCCCCGCTGCAGGGCCGCGAAATGGAAGCGGCAGAACCCTTCGCGGAAGGGAGGATCGGGACAGCGATGCGTCCCTCCGAGGCTGGACAGAAAGCGGCAGCGTGGCGCGGAGGCGGATGTCTCGGTAATGGCAGCTCTCCTTGGAAAGCCGGCGTATCATGCGGCGAAGGCGCCTTTCCCGTCAAGGCACTCATGCTCAGGGCAAGAGATCTTCAGGTTAGGGGGGCGCATCGGTGAGGCGGCTGGTCGAGGTCCGGGAGATCGCCGCCGACCCGGCGGCCGTCGCCCTCCTGAAGGCCTGGTGGGACGCGGCCGGTCCCACGCTGGCGCGAGCCGCGCGTCCCGCCGGCGTGTCCGGAGGAGTGCTCGAGCTGGTGGTGGGAGATCACCGCTGGCAGCGTCAGGTCGAAGAGGTGCGTGAGGTCCTGCTGGACAGGCTCCGCCACCGGAAGGGAATCGAAAAGATAGGCGGCATCCGGGTGGTCATCGATCCGCATGAAGCCGTGCACCGCGGCGACGATCGGCCGGAGGCCGTGCCGGCGACCGCGGCGCCCGAGGAGATCCTGCGCGCCGCGCAATTGATCGACGACGCCTCCCTGAAGGAGCGCCTGTGCGGTGCAATCGGCAGGCACCTGCAGCGCCGCGCCGCCGGAAAGCTGACATGACCGTTCTGCCGGCTTCACGGCTCACCCTCTTTGGTTTCCTTCTCGCCCTGCCCGCCCTCTACTATGCCCTGCGCTTCAGCTCCGGCTTCCTGCGCATGCTGTCGCGCAAATTCCGCAAGGGGCGCGCCTACCTTCAAGGATCGGCGACCGA is a window from the Candidatus Polarisedimenticolia bacterium genome containing:
- a CDS encoding 3'-5' exonuclease, encoding MTELPFRNSRESVSSLLASLEALLLEKGRVSSEEACRLLLNAAHVPASLATSILDSALSHDRRFEILEEGFVRLTPSAPIPSAYLEQLDYTVVDLETTGGSALDRVIEVGAVRVEGMRPAREFSALVDPGIPIPAFVSSMTGIRDDMVAGARRFEEIADEFASFVGDSVMVAHNLPFDWGFVNRELARYRGFVLANRRLCTVRIGRKLLAHLPDRRLDTVAAYYGIAIDGRHRALGDARATASILVKYVGELRDLGVRTLEELEGYLAGKPAAEATFNAPLPPQESSSSPASA
- the ruvX gene encoding Holliday junction resolvase RuvX, with the protein product MMGSVERCLGMDLGTKRIGLALSDPLGWTAAPIPALTRIGWKKDLAALRRLVETHAILRIVVGLPLRMDGEAGEQAKQAQEFAARLQSALGLPVETWDERLTTVQAERTLIESEVRREQRRQVIDSLAASIILQGYLDYRNTAGASE
- the mltG gene encoding endolytic transglycosylase MltG, whose translation is MSPARGSRPKATRRSRQGSPVRTVLTLLGIVLWVPVVMGLVLYYLWAEVPYRGYDGDKILVEVPHRSAQDILSLLQEKGVLRSGSFGRLYLILTRRGGKLRAGEYLFEGPLTARQVLDKIARGDVYYHRVTIPEGLRSGQIFALFIEEGFGTQEEFRNEFLQTSRIQDLDPEATDLEGYLYPDTYALVRGTSAREIVDQMVLSHRLRWEESWKEAARTSGLSIRQLVTLASLIEKETARPEERGLVASVFHNRLREGMKLQCDPTIIFALVMRDRYKGKITRSDLRLDSRYNTYAYAGLPPGPIANPGKDSLKAAVFPDSTGYLYFVSMNNGQHVFSATLAEHNQAVERYQR
- a CDS encoding DciA family protein, whose product is MRRLVEVREIAADPAAVALLKAWWDAAGPTLARAARPAGVSGGVLELVVGDHRWQRQVEEVREVLLDRLRHRKGIEKIGGIRVVIDPHEAVHRGDDRPEAVPATAAPEEILRAAQLIDDASLKERLCGAIGRHLQRRAAGKLT